Within the Cryptococcus neoformans var. neoformans B-3501A chromosome 1, whole genome shotgun sequence genome, the region CCTCCAATCTCTTGACGCAATAGCTGAAGGCATCTACACCACTGTTGCATCCAAAAATCCTCCACCTACACCTCTGCAAGACATGGCCTCTTCCGCTTGGCCGCCACTCCTCGCTGCTCTTTCGTACTGTATCGGCACAAACCTCTCTGATAGCCTTTTCGCAGAGGTCCTCACCGCTCTTCAAAACTTTACAGTAGCATGCGGTCTGTTAGGACTCAATACACCCCGGGATGCTCTGTTGAACATCCTTGGCAAGTACGCTGTACCGCCTCCGGCAGTGTCCGCAATGCAGTCTTTCATGGAAGCACCCAACACGCAAAGGAATTCAGGAGGGATAGCAGCCGATGCTTTGGGATTCGCTTCCTCCTTGGGTGTGAGTGGCCCAACGGGTCCCCCAAGTTTGTCAGAGAGGAATTTGGCGTGTCTGCGGAGTATGGTCAATACTGCTAGGGTGCTAGGGTCGACTCTAGGAAATGCGTGGCATGATGTGCTGGAGATACTGCAAAACGCCAATTTTATGCTCGCCACCCGTCAGTCATCAATTGCGCGTAGACCGACTTCCGGAGAGCCACCCAAACGAACGGCTCACCAAACCCAAACGACGGAGTTGCCCGAGGCAAAGCCTGGTATCTTGCAAGACCTTGACCCAGAGTCGATTCAAGTGCTGATCAACTCGTTGTTCGACTCATCCAAGGATTTGTCCGATGAGGCGTTTACGACGTTTATCACCGCGCTCTGTCATCTGAGCTCTGAGATGATCGGGATGGAATCAGTCAGTCCTCCAGCTGTAGAGGCCGTCTCTGAAGTCTCCGTTCCCTCGACAGGTACGGCTCTCCTTAGTCCATCTCAGGATAGTAACAGGAGAAGGACCAGTGGACTCAATCTCTCTCACAGTATCAAGTCTGGAGAACGGTCGTTTAGCTTGACAAAGCTGAAAGTGGTCTCGAGCCTCAACCTGAATCGGATAGTAACCAAGGAGCCAGAGGTCGGATGGACTGCCATCACACAGCATTTGCTTGCCGTGGCTCGACATTTAACTGCGCCTTTTACCATTCGGATACAAGCATCAGATACTCTTGGAGAGCTGCTATTAGCTGCTGTCAAAGTAGGCAAGGATTCTAGGATACAGCATCAAGTGTTTGAGGTTCTTGTTCACCAAGTGGATGTCTTGCCGATCAGTAACTCTGTCTCGACCGATTTCGATGTTCGATCATCAGGTTATCAGACGCTTAACCACTTACTGGAATCATCTGGACATTCACTCCAAGTTGGGTGGAAGACCATTTTCCAGATGCTTGATGGTGCTTGTCACGACAAATTCACGTCTGGAAACGACCTCTTAGCGGAGCCTCGACGACCGTCTGTCCTCTCCAGCAAGGGTAACGCCAACCTTGTGCGCATTGCGTTTCCATCTCTCACTCTCATCTGCAACGACTTTCTTACCTCCCTCGATGGTGAAGCGATGCGCCATTGTATTGCCTGTTTAGGGCTGTTTGGCCgacaaaaggaagatgtcAACATCACTCTTGCTGCCATTGGGCTTTTGTGGACTGTGTCTGACGCCGTCCAGGGTGATTCAAAAGAGCTTTGGCTATACCTTTTGACCGAACTCCTGGGCCTGGGGCGCGATAGCAGGCTGGAAGTGAGGAACAGTGCCATTCAAACGCTCTTCCGGTGCGTTGAGCTGTATGGGTCAGGGTTGTCTCCAGAGCTTTGGGAGGATGTGTTCTGGAAGATCATATTCCCTCTATTCGACGACACTCAGGGCGAGGAATCGCAGGTGCTTGCTCTTACGTCGGTCGGCAGTATCTTTGGCTCTTTCCTGTCGTCAACTATTGCCTCACTACAGTCCTTTGACAAGATTTATCAACATTTCTTGGGTCGTATCAAGCATGCGTTTACGGATGGACCTCGGACATGTTGTACTGCTTCATTGACAGCCCTTGAAAAGGTACTCGTCGCCGCGGACGCTAATAGGAAAGAGCTGGGTTTGGTCGTGCAGAAGATTATGGATGCGACTTGGGAAACTTTTGTAACAATGGGCACGTCCTTCTCACAAGGTGAACCGTATACTCAGGATAACCTAATCGCACTTGTGCAAATCGGATCGCTTTTGCATGGCagcctctcttccaaagACTCTGAGAAACTCGCCCAACTGTCAGATATTTTGCGCTCAATCATGACCTACGCCCGATCCCCTGACTATCGACCAGACGTCGACGTCATGTCTCCTCTCCAGACCAAATTATGTCAGGTCGTAGCAAACTCCGACATCCTTGGCTATAGCTTGGTGCTTGGTGATTTGGCGGAgtttgcttctctcgcATATGTTGGCGTGGGCGACCAAGGGACGGGTTCCAAAATGACCTATATTGCACTATCAAAATGGTCAATGTCAAAGATGGCAGAGGTGTTTGATAAAGcttggaaagaaaaggagctGTACGAGGATGGTACCGTTGAAGAGATGCTTGGGGTAAGTTGTTAATATATAATGAGTGGCCTTACTTTGCGACACTCGCTAATATATTCAGGTGTATGCCATACCTATCAAGCTCAAGTATGATTGTCCACCGGCCAACAGGTTTGGTGAAGATCCTCCTCTCTGGAAAAGTGTAAGTAATCCGCGAGACCGTTTTGCAGCGTCGTTAATCTGTACAAAATAACAGGCTATGACAATCGTCACAACACTTTTGGACAAGGTTATGACTGCACTGGACGTCGAGAGTGAGTTCATTCCAGCATTCCGGAGTAAACCTGCTTACACTTTCCAAGCAATTGCTCTAGATAAGTTCGAGAATTTGTGGGCTCAGATATTGGAAGTCTTTGGCGGAATGCTGTTGGCTGAGTCGTGAGTCCTTATTACCTTATGGGCTCAAGTATTGACCGGAGTATAGCTCTGACAACGCCTCCTCTGACGATGAGTCATTCGTCATTGAACACCTCACTCGCCTAAGAACGGCCGTGGTTCCTCGCTTGGGAAATGCACTAGTGCCCGATCGAGTCATCTCCCAGCTTTCCGAAATCCTAAGCAAATCCAGCAAACTGTATCATTACGACGTTAGAAGTAACGGAGGCACCACAGCTCCGGGGATTGCCACCACTCAAGAAGCTTTACGATACTGGGCTTTCGATTTGCTTGTTCTGTTAGCCACGAAGAGGGACAAGGTCGAAGACACAGGGTATAGAGGTGACAAGCGGGTATCTCAGCTAGCATTGCCGTCCTTGATCAACAGGTTCGAGGAGTCTATGAGACGATTCAAGGAAGAcaagagattgaggagaGGATTACCTTTGGGACGGTAGGTTTACGCGTATACCGTTTATTTTTTTAGATGGCCTTTGACTGATTACATCACTGTAGGGCACGAGAAGATGAGCTGCTTTACATACTTAAACATCTAGCGACAACGAAGATTTGGGAAGGAAGCTTGGCTCCGACAGGACAAGGTATGTGCCTCTATATGATTTGATTTTATTTCGTGTAACTTTTACTAATGAGATATAGCTTCCGAACTCCTGACAGCCGTTTATGAAAAGTGCCCTCgctcccatcttctcccatttTATCCATTCCTGCTTGACTTGAGCTTCGCCCAAGACTACATGCCTTCCCTCTGGGTGACTTTGTCCGAACAATCGGAACTCTTAGGGACCTCTGTCTCGGAATCAGTAATaggacaagaagatgcGTTTGATGAAGCGGAGTCGCAGTTAGTAGATGCGGAGGACGAGGAATTGATTGAAGTAAACGCAAAAGATTTGGCGAAGAGGTGTTTAGAACTCATAGGGTTAGAGATGGGGCTTGGAGGTGCTGTTGCTCTTTAGTTTTAGAAGGAGCAGGCGTTGTGAAGTAATTGTACATGTGTAGTAAAGtgtaaaaaaaaacatTCATCTTGGTAATCATGCAGCATCTTTTCATGGCAAGAGTTGGTCGATGGTCACCAATGACGTTTCGCAACGTACTTCAACCGCGTCGATATGCAGATCATAGTTTTTCATACACCACGTACTAGTCTAAATAATGTGGTAAACCCTTTTTGGCAGAAGAGATGACGAATCATGGAATAAATAAGAAGATTACCAAACTCTATCCTAAAGTCCTCCCTTATCCATCCTCCGCAATGGCACTTTCAATCAGGCGGGTCTCCAGCTCTGGCCTTTGAAACCCTATATCGCTGACAATTACTTCACTCAAAGACTCATAATTTACTCTCGGGAAACGTCACTAATGAGAAGTTAGTTGTTATCCCATTGCACAAGGATTTTATTAAAACGTACCGGCCGAAGAGCTTGACCTTGAGCCAGTCAGTCAACACAAGAGTCCTGTTCCTCACAGAGTAGAGAGTAGACTATGGTTATCTCGTAAGCGGCACATCCCAATCAGTTCCTATAGGGACTACTCACGACGTAGGCAGATCGCCAGAAGAGCATGGCAGCGGAACCACCAGAGGCAACGTTACCGTTGAAGAGTCGCAAGTCGGCAATAGCCTTTTCGGAACCAATGTAGGCAAGGGAACCCTGGTGAGAGTAGTGGAAGGGAGTGATCTTGCTGGCCCTGTTGACCTTTTTGGTAAGGCTCTCAATCTCGGACGCGTCAGCGGTGGGGTCGGCCCTCAAAGCAGCGAGCTGCTTCTCGAGCTTGGTCTTCTGGCCGAGCTTCTGGAAGATATTGGCGAGATAGATACCCTGCTGACTGGCGACCTGGGCAGTAGGGGCATAAGAGGTGGCTGTACAGTCTCCAACGGCGTAGACACCGTCAGCACCGAGCAAAGAGAGGTTGTCGTCGACGAGGAGACCCCTTCGCTGGGTCTGGACGTGAGAGAGCTTGGTCATAAGGTCTCGGGTAATGTTCCTGGAAGTGTTACCGGTAGCCCAGACGAGGAGACCGTAAGGAATCTCTTTGATTTCCTTATTGGCGTCCTGGACGATGACGCTCTGGGCCTTGACGTCCTTGACCATGGTTCGAGTGAGGACATCAATCTTGTTCTCCTTGAAGGTGGACTCAGTGTACTCGATGAGCTgcttggagaaggcgggGAGAACGTTGGGGAGGGCCTCGATAAGGGTGATCTTGAGTCGGTCGGCAACCTCGGGGTACCACTTCTTAAGGTCATCCTGGATATACCGTGTTAGCAAATGACCCAAAAGGCTTGATTTTTGAATTCTGTACTTACGATCAAGAAGTCGTGGAGCTCACCGGCGTACTCAACACCAGTGGGACCACCGCCGACGACAACCATGTGCATAAGGCGGTCAATTTCGTCCTGAGGCTGGTCCTTGAAGGAAGCGGTCTCGATGCCTATATAAACTTAGCACAGTTCCCAtgagaaggcaaagaaaagTATCTTACAGTCCATGAGCTTGGTCCTAATCTTGTCGGCATCAGAGAGCTCCTTGAGGAAGCAAGCGTACTCGGGAACACCCTTAATACCAAAGGTCTGGTTCTCACAACCAACCGCGTACACGAGGTAGTCGTAAGGAATGGTGACAGTGCTGGCCTTGCCCTTGATATCGGAAATGTCTGCAATGCGTGTCAGTTTTTGACGATCGGAAACCCGactggagatgatgagcttACCCTCGAAAGTGACGGTCTTCTTCACAGGGTCAACCTCTTTGGCTTCAGCCTCGTAAACAGAGACCTTGCGCTTCTTGTGCCTGGTAATGTACCTAGTGGGCTGGATGATACTCCTGGGCTCAAGAGTACCGACAGTCACAGAGGGCAAAAGAggagtgaagaggaagtagTTTCGGGGCGAAACGACGACGACATTGAACTCGTCAGTGTCGAGGGttttgaggaaggaagtggCACCCCAACCGGAACCAAGGACAACAAGGGTAGGCTTGGAGGGGTCGCTGTCGAGCTGCTCAACGGGGTTACTTTGGCTGTAAGTCACTGGGCACAGGAAAAAAGTCAGTGGAGCCGCTTTTTGAACAAGAATGATTGACAGCACATACCGTAGAGGAAAGCACCTGTAGCAGtgaggatggcgatgagAGTGACTCGGCCAAAGTTCTGCAGGAACCTCCTGCCTCGAGTGAGCACGTAAGGCTAATTAGACCAGTCAGACGCGTACGATAATTTAAGACTAGggtgaaaagaaaagtatTTCATACCTTGGGCTGAACGACCTCGGCGCCCTTGGGGACCTCATTGGGAGGGGGGATGTTGGCCCTCCTGGTagtggaagagaaggaggccgCCTGAGCAGGGAGCGCCCGAGGGAGCAAGGTGGAAGCCCTGGGGGCGATAGCCTGACGAGCCAAGAGGGGCTGGGCGCGAGCTGTTGAGAGGAATTAGCAGGCATGGccgggaagagaagggtgcGTGGGAGCGTACCAAGCTGACGGAAAGCCAtttttggaggaggacgaggaaagagttgaggaagaagaagtttggattgaggagaaagagcCGGCGGTAAGGGCGAATGTGGACGCGAAAAAAGAAATTAACTCGCAACGGCTCGCCCCAAGCGAGGAACCCAAAAAAGATCGATCAGTTACAAAGCGGATCCCTGTCCGCTTATTAAATTCCACTACAAAAATCACAGCCCAATTACAAAACGCTATATTTCCGTACTGCCGGGTTTAACTCGCACTTCCTCCCAACTTATTGGCCCGGCTTGGCCATCAGCGTATATCGGTCCGGCACCCCCGGCTATTACTTCCaggcatgcatgcatatAATAAGAAGGGTCAGCTTGTTCAAAGCCACGTCGGCAACGGCAGCACCTCCGGTCGGATAAAGAGATAACATTGCCTATCAACCGTCCCAAACCGTTGTCGATTAGCCTGACCGACGAGATCTTCGTCGGGCGAACGTCCGATCCTGGATTTCGCGGTTATGTCTATAATCTCGAAAACCCCGTACTCACGACCGAAACGCAATAAGAGTGCTGTTGCTTGGTGCTTGGGTTAGCGAAGACGTCCGTTTATCGGGCATGATAAACAAATAATAGTGCTCTACCTTGAAGCGCTTGATAAGCATGtggcatcatcatcaccaccccGGGACCAATCATCAGGACGAAAGATGTTGACTCGTTTGACCGGAGCCGAAGGGAAAACCAGGCTCGCAAGGGATGACCGGTACGCGTCGGCTGTTGTCATCCTGTCAAACAAGATTCATAATCATACACAATTGATCAAATCGCATCGTCTACCGAGCTACGCGATACCGAGCGGGTCGGGGAttagaagaagagggtgtaGGTGGTTGTAGACTTAGCATGCCCTCATACGTTTAAATTCGATCAGCTACGGGGGATATATGCAAGGCTTCGTCgccgtcttcatcttctttttagCTGCTTTTCGTTTTTCTCCATTCATCCGGAGGAAACACCGACCAATGCCACAAAAAAATCAAAGGCCagcgacgaggatgaaatTTCGTGGCTACCTTTCAAATCATTTTTACTGGCGGCCTGCGCGGCTGCGCCACGTAAACATTCCCGCTTTAGGAATTTCTCCAAAAGTGATGACGCCTGAATTTCTTCAACTCCCTAGAATGACGGCGATCTCCGCCTTCTGGCCCGGTTAAATAATGTCATCGGCCTCCGAAAGTCATCCAGCTCATCCCTACGTCTCTCGTCGCCCTTCCGAAATATCCAAGCATGTCGTCAGTCGCAGACGCAGTGCGATTCTGCTTTCCAACAGCTCCCATTGGCCCAGAGGCAGCAATCGACTTCCCCCTCTATGCTCGAAACGAGTCTCAACTCGCTCAAGGTAAAGTGAGgcacgaagaagaagaacgagTGGTCAGTCCGGTACAGGCCACTTTTAAAACAATCTGTGCTAGCTATGCGCCTGATTGGATAATAGTGTTTGTTCTTTGGTAAGTACTGTTGTTTTGGGAGTGAGTAAATGCCCAGGATCTGATTGGCTTTGCAACAATTAGGGCTGTGCTTGTCATACTAGATAGATCTGGAGGGCACAAAAGAGAGTTTTCACTCAATGACGTCTCAATACAACATTCATTTGCAGAGCATGAACGTGTTCCCCCAGTGTAAGTGTCTTTTGTTCGTTGGAAAAGGGAGCGGGTAGCTTCTGACTTTACCATAGTCTTTTGGTCTTGTTCTCCATCGTTGTGCCGCTTTTAGTCCTCGTCCCTCTGAGCTCACTGATTGCTCGCAATGCCTGGGACACCCACAACAGTGTCCTCGGTAAGGCTCTCACCGCTCAATCCTCACTTTTCGGAActgacatcttcatcaggTCTCTTAATGTCCTACACAATGACCGGCGTCGTGACACAAATCATCAAAATGTCCGTCGGTCGACCACGTCCCGATCTTATCGCTCGATGTATGCCCATCGAAGGTGCGATGGACCATCCTGTGTTTGGCCTAACCAATGTCAGCATATGTACCAATACCGATGCTTTCATtttggatgatgggttCAAGGTGCGTTTGATTTCAAGGGAGGGCCGATCGAATGGCTTGTGACTTGCTCCTGACCGTTTGCCACAGAGCTTCCCTAGTGGTCATAGTTCTAGTAAGTCTCTAAACTTCACGACCCGCATTATCCCATCTTTGAGCCACAGTGGCTGATTGATAAACAGTGTCTTTCGCTGGCCTCGGCTTCTTGAGTCTTTACCTGGCAGGCAAGATGCATCTCTGGGACAACGGTGGACACCGCGTGAGCAACAACATCCCTGATACAATCCCTCGTCTACCTGCTAACCAAGCGAGTTTCCTCGAAAGACGAGGGCTTGGGCGGCTCTCTCACCTCTCCTTGGAGCTACTATGGTAGCTATCAGCCGAACAGAGGATAATAGACGTAAGGTCCCTTGTCTCACGCCCTCACACAAAAGTTTCTTGTGTGCAGTTGAATAGTAGGGAAACGTGCTCATTTTGCTTGTCACGCACAGACCATTGGCAAGATGTCCTCATCGGCTCTATCCtcggcctcttcatcgcctgGGTCGCTTACCGCACATACTaccctcctctctcacACAACCAATGTCATCTCCCCCTCGCACCCCGCACCGATCCCGATAATTATCAAGATTTCCCTCTggacgacgaagaacaaggtAGAGGTGGGCCGAGGGATAGAGTGAGGTTGTTGTCTGAGGAGACGGATGGGCGGGCGGGTGAGGAACAGGTGGCGTGGCAAGCGACAGGGCGATGAGTCCATGCGTCGTACACCAAAGCCGTGGGGAGAttaaggagaagatgaagccCGTAGACCAGGTTAATACATGCaagatatatatatatgtaaCCTGTGTTTCAAACACAGATTTATGACTACGCCACCCTTTCCCCCGcccccttctctcttcacaCACAGTTTGATGACATCAATTACAAAAGCTAATCAAGAAAACCAGAACATGGAATCGACAGAAAAGATGTGGTTGATAGTCATAccaaagatgatgagaacGTCCTATTCGTTCCAAGGTTGAGGAAAAGGTCCGTtccccgccctcctcccttcccattATGATATATGCTGATGAACCTCGGAGCGTTATTGAATTAACTCTTGCTACATCACACAaactttccttcctcagatttccttctttccttcttgatcttgctCACAAGGTCCCCCAGAACTGGCCGCATCATTTGAAAAACTAATATTGTTCTTCTGCAGCAGTCCTTCAAGATAAGATATGCGCGATACGGCTTTACGCAAGATAACCGCCTTGGAATCTGTTGTTAAAGATGTTGGTAGGGTTGCCCGGAGCGCTTGGAATCCAGAGTTGATTGATCTGGTGGAAGAAAAACCAATAAAAAAATTAAAAATTGGATCAGCATTTTTTTCCGACATAATAACAAGTCAAAAAAACAAATTTACTCTCTACGTTTTTGTTCCGACATCAAATGTGCCAACCTTCTAGACTGTCCCTGATTGACAGGTTCTCCCGTACTAGTTTCTTCCCCCTCAGTACTAGGTCTGGAAGCCCCTGGTAAAGAAGACTGACTCCTCGACCTTTCTATTTCGTGAGAGCCGCTGTACATATGCGGGTAGCTCGCCGTCATAGGACGCAGTTGCTCAACAGCCCGGAGAGGTGGTGATGGGGCGTCGTAAGCTTGTTGGTAAGCCTGTGAGTAATGAAAGCgtggaggaaaagaggcaGGCGGGCCTCGGTAGTCGTACATGTCCTCTCTGTACCGTTCATGTTCGCGATACCCTGATAGGCTAGCAgtttgtggatgatgatggtcaTGTGGGTAGTATatctgttgctgctgctgttgatgATATTCGTAATCATAATACGGGTGGGGCGGTAcacgatgatgaggactcTTGCGGCCAGCTAGAGGAAGGTCGCGCGAAGGCGGGGCCAT harbors:
- a CDS encoding hypothetical protein (Match to ESTs gb|CF193826.1|CF193826, gb|CF193825.1|CF193825, gb|CF187234.1|CF187234; HMMPfam hit to Pyr_redox, Pyridine nucleotide-disulphide oxidoreductase, score: 130.3, E(): 4.5e-36), with the protein product MAFRQLARAQPLLARQAIAPRASTLLPRALPAQAASFSSTTRRANIPPPNEVPKGAEVVQPKPYVLTRGRRFLQNFGRVTLIAILTATGAFLYVTYSQSNPVEQLDSDPSKPTLVVLGSGWGATSFLKTLDTDEFNVVVVSPRNYFLFTPLLPSVTVGTLEPRSIIQPTRYITRHKKRKVSVYEAEAKEVDPVKKTVTFEDISDIKGKASTVTIPYDYLVYAVGCENQTFGIKGVPEYACFLKELSDADKIRTKLMDCIETASFKDQPQDEIDRLMHMVVVGGGPTGVEYAGELHDFLIDDLKKWYPEVADRLKITLIEALPNVLPAFSKQLIEYTESTFKENKIDVLTRTMVKDVKAQSVIVQDANKEIKEIPYGLLVWATGNTSRNITRDLMTKLSHVQTQRRGLLVDDNLSLLGADGVYAVGDCTATSYAPTAQVASQQGIYLANIFQKLGQKTKLEKQLAALRADPTADASEIESLTKKVNRASKITPFHYSHQGSLAYIGSEKAIADLRLFNGNVASGGSAAMLFWRSAYVSTLYSVRNRTLVLTDWLKVKLFGRDVSRE
- a CDS encoding hypothetical protein (HMMPfam hit to PAP2, PAP2 superfamily, score: 109.8, E(): 6.3e-30); protein product: MSSVADAVRFCFPTAPIGPEAAIDFPLYARNESQLAQGKVRHEEEERVVSPVQATFKTICASYAPDWIIVFVLWAVLVILDRSGGHKREFSLNDVSIQHSFAEHERVPPVLLVLFSIVVPLLVLVPLSSLIARNAWDTHNSVLGLLMSYTMTGVVTQIIKMSVGRPRPDLIARCMPIEGAMDHPVFGLTNVSICTNTDAFILDDGFKSFPSGHSSMSFAGLGFLSLYLAGKMHLWDNGGHRTRAWAALSPLLGATMVAISRTEDNRHHWQDVLIGSILGLFIAWVAYRTYYPPLSHNQCHLPLAPRTDPDNYQDFPLDDEEQGRGGPRDRVRLLSEETDGRAGEEQVAWQATGR
- a CDS encoding hypothetical protein (HMMPfam hit to HLH, Helix-loop-helix DNA-binding domain, score: 56.9, E(): 5.4e-14), with the translated sequence MPSPSTIALRNPTVRDDACQPHSFKQNMAASIPVPRMSSSSVHHDSHHFRSYHHRPSYSLTQSSVDRRSPSHSNSHHSHPYRRTSLQSSHRRTPSKEHPPRLTLPPPNTSSSRTFPSTSVSSSRGRDFPRPPPPDHVWDFGTDARRPPSSSGGTERERTPSRRPNGEKSSYALPPLRSISNSNTGGASPNIPPIPPMAPPSRDLPLAGRKSPHHRVPPHPYYDYEYHQQQQQQIYYPHDHHHPQTASLSGYREHERYREDMYDYRGPPASFPPRFHYSQAYQQAYDAPSPPLRAVEQLRPMTASYPHMYSGSHEIERSRSQSSLPGASRPSTEGEETSTGEPVNQGQSRRLAHLMSEQKRRESINSGFQALRATLPTSLTTDSKAVILRKAVSRISYLEGLLQKNNISFSNDAASSGGPCEQDQEGKKEI